A genome region from Nicotiana tabacum cultivar K326 chromosome 13, ASM71507v2, whole genome shotgun sequence includes the following:
- the LOC142168261 gene encoding uncharacterized protein LOC142168261 — protein MNLYFDGFGLPKWSPKINHLAYADNAIIVSSSDAISLQLVMDVLSAYEVASGQLINKAKSAIYMHHSTSLEVISKVQRVTGISRQDFPFTYLGCPIFYVRRKIDYYQGLLNKITDKLQA, from the coding sequence ATGAACCTGTATTTCGATGGATTTGGATTGCCTAAATGGAGTCCAAAGATCAACCATTTAGCTTATGCAGACAACGCTATCATTGTTTCTTCCTCAGATGCTATATCCTTACAACTTGTTATGGATGTGTTAAGTGCTTATGAAGTTGCTTCTGGGCAGCTGATTAACAAGGCAAAATCCGCTATATATATGCACCATTCTACTAGCTTGGAGGTGATCAGCAAAGTTCAAAGAGTTACTGGCATAAGCAGGCAAGACTTTCCTTTCACTTATCTTGGCTGCCCCATATTCTATGTTAGGAGGAAGATTGACTATTATcaaggactcctcaacaaaattaCTGATAAGTTGCAAGCTTGA